The sequence below is a genomic window from Myxococcales bacterium.
ATCGGCGTGTTCGTGACGACCATGCCGCTCTCGATTGCGGCCCAGCGCTACGGGCTCGAACAGATGGACGCCTGCAAGCCCGCCTTCGGTCAGCGCGGCGCCCAACTCATGCTGATCTTCTACCTGATCAACATGCTGGGCTGGTCGGGACTGATTCTCGTGATGTTCGGAAACGGCATTCACAATATCGCCGAGGCGCTCGGCTACCACCCGGGCAGCTGGGTCGTCGGGGCCGGCGTCGCGCTCGGGCTGTGGCTCTCGTATCTGATCGTGACCCGGGGCGTGCACCTGCTCAAACTCGCGAATGCGATCATCACACCGGGCCTCGGGCTGCTGGTCATTTTCATGTTGTATGTGCTGCTACACGACAAGGGTTGGGAAACGATCGCCGCCGCCGAGCCCCTCAATCCAGGTCCGTCGCCCTTCATCAACTACATGGTCGCGCTCGAACTCGGCATCGCGGCCGGCATCTCGTGGTGGGGTGGAATCGGGTTCCTGGCCCGCAACACGCGGTCCCGACGCAACGCAATCTACCCGGAGTTGATGCAGCTCGGATTCGCGGGAGCGCTCGTGTGTTGTGTCGGCCTGTTCTCATCGCTTGTCGTGCGGTCTAGCGACCCGACGGAGTGGATGATTCCGATTGGCGGTGTGGCCATAGGGGTGCTCGCACTCGGCTTCGTGGCTCTCGCAAATGTGACGTCTACTGCGGTCTCGCTTTTCGCGAGCGGGCTGGCACTGCGTCATGTGCCGGGCCTGCGGGAAATGAAGTGGAAGCGGCTGATGCTGCTGGCCATCATGCCGTGTGTTCCGTTCGTGTTCTGGCCACACGAACTCTTCGGCATGGGGGACGCCTTTCTCGCGTACAACGGCACGATGTACGCGCCGATCGTCGGCATCGTGTTCATTGACTTCATTGTCCTGCGACGGCAGCGGCTGTCGCTGTGGGCGATCTTCGAAGGGTCTTCGAGTGGCGCCTACCACTACAGCAACGGTTTCCACTGGCCCGCCCTTGCGTCCCTTGTCGGCGGGCAGGCGTTGTACATCTTCCTCTACAACCCGATCACCGGGGCGACCCACGAGCTGTTCCGATACATGCCGGCGTCGGTCGCGGCCTGTATCGTGCCCGCGTTCACCTACTGGATTGCGACCCTGGTCATGCGCAAGACCGCCACTGCAGACCTGAACGCACCGAGCAATCTGGTCGAACCCAACATCTGACGCCGGTCCGAGATTCGCTAGCGCGGACCTCGGTTGAACCACACTTCGAGGGACGGGCCGGTCTCGGTCGGAGTGATGTCCCACGCCCGGTTGACGGCCGCGACGATGTCCAGCCGGCCGTCTGCGTCGAGGTCGAACAGGGTCACGCCGGTATGTCGGGGGTGACCCGACTCGATCTCCCAGGGAATCCAGGCGTCGCCGTCGCGCTCGAACCAGACCACGGAGTCGAGGCGCATGGCGTTCTGGGGAACCGGGAGTTCGATCTGGGGCAGGAACCCGCTGGCGACGATGTCGAGATCTCCGTCCCCATCGAGGTCACCGGCAACGGCTGCGTGCGCGCCGTAGAGCCGACCGATTGGATGCGGGTGAAAGCCTTCCTCGCCCCGGTTCTCGAGCCAGGTGATGCCGTGATAGGGCTTGAACGCGATGCCGTCGTCGAGCGTGTCTCCGTTCGTCAGCAGGAAGTCGATGTCGCCGTCTGCGTCGAGGTCGACGGCTGCGAGGTGACTCGTGCCCCAGGCCGGGTGCGGCGCTCGAAACAGGACGCGTTCTTCGTAGCCCCCCGAATCCCGCGGAAGAAACAGCGAAACGATCTCGTGTTCCTGGGCAAAGGCCACCACGAAACCCGGGCCAGTCCCCGGCTGAAGATCGGTGACCGGGATGATCGACACCGCGCCCGCCCGTTCGATGACGAGCTCCAGGCGGAAGTCGAACACGTCGGAGACAGTCTCGTTGCGCATCACGTACACCCCGCCCTCGTGCAGGTACCCGAACGCGGCAACGACCAGATCCATGTCGCCGTCGAGGTCGAGGTCCTGGGGACGAACGTCGGCGACGCGACCGATATCGTCGGCGAGAGTCCGAAGCTCAAACTCGCCGGGTTCGAGCTGAAGCGCGATGAGGACGCGCCCCGTCAGATCATCCGTCGGCAACGTGTCGCCGAGATCGGCGATCAAGAGGTCGTTGAGGCCGTTGCCATCGAGATCGATCTCCGACACGCGCACCGGATGCCGGGCCCGTCCGATCAGGCGCGGTCCGGTCTCCCACGAGAGGAGATGGATGCTGCCGAACGCCATGTTGGGCACCGCGAGCAGGGATCCCAAGCGCCCGACCGTCGCGACCCCCGGCCCGCTCTCACGCCCCAGTCGGAGCGAACGGAAGTCGAATTGAAGGGGCGCGGATTTGCCGGAGTTGACCGAGGTAATGGCCTTCTCCATCAGCAGCCGTTCGGGTGCCCGGCTCTCGTACCAGGCAATGAAGCCTTCGACGTCGAAATCGAATACCGTGGGGCTCCCAGCTTGGGAGTCCATGAGGAACGCCATGTGCTCGATCTGGGTTCGCCAGACCGGGCGAGGAAGCAGTTCTGGCGCCGGGAAGAGATGGCAGCTGCTGCACACTGCGTGCACGTGGTCGGATTGGGGCTGTTGTTGGAAATGTCGTTGGGAATCTTGTTGGGAGGGGCGTTGAGGCTCCGACCTGCGAAAAGACAATAGAAGGAGGACGAACGCCGCGATGCACGCGAGCCCGACAAACAATAGGAGAATCCGGCGCGCCCTCATCGGTGGTGGAGTCTATCACGCCCGGGTGGCTTACTCTTGCCAGATGACTCGCTCCCTCGCATCTCGACTCGTGCACCGCTGCGTTGAATTCGCCCTGATCGGCGTCCTGGCCTTCGGACTCGCGTGCGGAGAAGGCGTCGACCGACCCTCATCACTCGAAGAGTGGCGGGCGCAGCGCGCTCGGCTCGACGAGACCGTCTGGGCCGACGAGCGGCTCGCCCAGGAGTACGAGCAATCGCTCGTCGTGTTGTGGGACGCGCTGCTCGCAGCGGACCGGCGCGGCGATCCGAGCGCAAAGGCCGAGGTTCTGGCCAGCGTTGCCCTCGAGCGCATCACAATTGGCAAACCCGTCCTGGTCGAAACCCTGGACCACGACATCGAGCGCTTCGAGTTGAGCCAGCCACACCGCAGGCTCAATTCGTCGCAGTGGTCCGCGTTCGTTCGCGAACTCGCGGCGGGCGGATACCAACTCATCCAGTCCGAGTGGCACCACGCGCGCTTCGAGCCGGCGCAAACGGATGCGCCAGCGCGATCGCTCGTCTCCATCGTCCTGCACCTGACCGCGACGGCGGGCGAGCGCCGGATCAGCGTCGAGGGCGACCTCGCAGTCGAGTGGTCCGCTGCGCGAGATGCAGCCGGTCACTTTGCCCCCACCCAGGTCGATGCGACCGGCCTCGAAATGCTCGTTCGGAAAGGTCCACCGGCCTTCGAACGAATCTTCTCGATTCAGTCACCCGACCGCCCCGACCTCTACTCGGGCATTCACCCGCTACTGCTTTCCGACCTCGATCGC
It includes:
- a CDS encoding cytosine permease; the encoded protein is IGVFVTTMPLSIAAQRYGLEQMDACKPAFGQRGAQLMLIFYLINMLGWSGLILVMFGNGIHNIAEALGYHPGSWVVGAGVALGLWLSYLIVTRGVHLLKLANAIITPGLGLLVIFMLYVLLHDKGWETIAAAEPLNPGPSPFINYMVALELGIAAGISWWGGIGFLARNTRSRRNAIYPELMQLGFAGALVCCVGLFSSLVVRSSDPTEWMIPIGGVAIGVLALGFVALANVTSTAVSLFASGLALRHVPGLREMKWKRLMLLAIMPCVPFVFWPHELFGMGDAFLAYNGTMYAPIVGIVFIDFIVLRRQRLSLWAIFEGSSSGAYHYSNGFHWPALASLVGGQALYIFLYNPITGATHELFRYMPASVAACIVPAFTYWIATLVMRKTATADLNAPSNLVEPNI
- a CDS encoding VCBS repeat-containing protein, with amino-acid sequence MDSQAGSPTVFDFDVEGFIAWYESRAPERLLMEKAITSVNSGKSAPLQFDFRSLRLGRESGPGVATVGRLGSLLAVPNMAFGSIHLLSWETGPRLIGRARHPVRVSEIDLDGNGLNDLLIADLGDTLPTDDLTGRVLIALQLEPGEFELRTLADDIGRVADVRPQDLDLDGDMDLVVAAFGYLHEGGVYVMRNETVSDVFDFRLELVIERAGAVSIIPVTDLQPGTGPGFVVAFAQEHEIVSLFLPRDSGGYEERVLFRAPHPAWGTSHLAAVDLDADGDIDFLLTNGDTLDDGIAFKPYHGITWLENRGEEGFHPHPIGRLYGAHAAVAGDLDGDGDLDIVASGFLPQIELPVPQNAMRLDSVVWFERDGDAWIPWEIESGHPRHTGVTLFDLDADGRLDIVAAVNRAWDITPTETGPSLEVWFNRGPR